One segment of Deltaproteobacteria bacterium DNA contains the following:
- a CDS encoding adenylosuccinate synthetase, which produces MASRAWMVVDLGFGDAGKGAVTDHLVRHEGARWVIRFNGGAQAGHNVVSPQGRHHTFSQLGAGTFVPGVRTYLAPPVVFHPGAVRFEAAHLREVGVEDALSRLHLASTCRVTTPFHQALGRLRELARGASPHGTCGVGVGETVRDALDHPGDVLRAGDLRDADPGERLERIRHRCLRAAEALALDLSDPRCEEELALLRDPEVVLRWRELIAPVLEAIHLEEDEALDDATFGEGPLVFEGAQGVLLDERAGFHPHTTWSRCTSEGAEGWLAARALPQLPLRLGVLRIYATRHGPGPFPSEAPELASLLPEPHNGGPGWQGSFRRGWLDPPLVRYAIAANGGIDGLALTHLDRLGALPAWQQVEEHEGLDRPLAPPPAPGEDLEAQAALGRALASATARLAPIRARGEAAYLAWLERTLEAPVRFVGRGPASGALR; this is translated from the coding sequence GTGGCCTCCCGGGCGTGGATGGTCGTCGACCTCGGCTTCGGCGACGCGGGCAAGGGCGCGGTCACCGATCACCTCGTGCGACACGAGGGCGCGCGCTGGGTGATCCGCTTCAACGGCGGCGCGCAGGCTGGCCACAACGTCGTCAGCCCGCAGGGGCGGCACCACACCTTCTCCCAGCTCGGCGCCGGCACCTTCGTGCCCGGCGTGCGCACCTACCTGGCCCCGCCGGTGGTCTTCCACCCCGGCGCGGTGCGCTTCGAGGCCGCGCACCTGCGGGAGGTAGGCGTCGAGGACGCGCTGTCGCGCCTGCACCTCGCCTCCACCTGCCGGGTCACGACCCCCTTCCACCAGGCCCTCGGGCGCCTGCGCGAGCTCGCCCGCGGCGCCTCGCCCCACGGCACCTGCGGGGTCGGCGTCGGCGAGACGGTGCGCGACGCCCTCGACCACCCGGGTGACGTGCTGCGCGCCGGCGACCTGCGGGACGCCGATCCGGGCGAGCGGCTCGAGCGGATCCGCCACCGGTGTCTCCGGGCGGCGGAGGCGCTCGCCCTCGACCTCTCTGACCCGCGCTGCGAGGAGGAGCTCGCGCTCCTGCGCGACCCCGAGGTCGTGCTTCGCTGGCGCGAGCTGATCGCTCCGGTCCTCGAGGCGATCCACCTCGAGGAGGACGAGGCCCTCGACGACGCCACCTTCGGCGAGGGGCCGCTCGTCTTCGAGGGGGCCCAGGGCGTCCTCCTCGACGAGCGGGCCGGCTTCCATCCCCACACCACCTGGAGCCGCTGCACCAGCGAGGGGGCCGAGGGCTGGCTCGCCGCCCGGGCGCTGCCCCAGCTCCCCCTTCGCCTCGGCGTCCTGCGGATCTACGCCACCCGCCACGGCCCGGGCCCCTTCCCCTCCGAGGCCCCCGAGCTCGCCTCCCTCCTGCCCGAGCCCCACAACGGCGGGCCCGGCTGGCAGGGTTCCTTCCGCCGGGGCTGGCTCGACCCGCCCCTGGTTCGTTACGCCATCGCCGCGAACGGCGGGATCGACGGCCTCGCCCTCACCCACCTCGATCGCCTCGGCGCGCTGCCGGCCTGGCAGCAGGTGGAAGAGCACGAGGGCCTCGACCGCCCCCTCGCGCCCCCGCCCGCCCCGGGCGAGGACCTCGAGGCCCAGGCGGCGCTGGGCCGCGCGCTGGCGAGCGCGACCGCGCGCCTCGCGCCGATCCGCGCCCGCGGCGAGGCGGCCTACCTCGCCTGGCTGGAGCGCACCCTGGAGGCGCCGGTCCGCTTCGTGGGCCGGGGGCCCGCCAGCGGCGCGCTGCGCTGA